From the genome of Nodosilinea sp. FACHB-141, one region includes:
- a CDS encoding PP2C family serine/threonine-protein phosphatase → MVDCVFSGLSDPGLLRTSNQDDYYIDPEGRFFIVADGMGGHAGGQEASRLATAAIKTFLHQHWHGEIATAQLLEQALRQANNAILDDQRRHPERADMGTTVVLVTFRDSDPQPWCAHVGDSRLYRLRGHHLEQITEDHTWIAKAIRAGEVSSAQSRSHPWRHVLSQCLGRDDLAEIDIQPIEVHSGDRLLLCSDGLTEELSDHLIASHLKSIRACEAAATALVNSAKQRGGRDNITVVVVNLSAPSGIDS, encoded by the coding sequence ATGGTGGATTGTGTTTTTTCAGGGTTATCTGATCCGGGCCTGCTGCGCACCAGCAACCAGGATGATTACTACATCGACCCTGAGGGACGATTTTTCATTGTGGCAGACGGCATGGGTGGCCATGCTGGGGGACAGGAAGCGAGCCGCTTAGCCACCGCCGCCATTAAGACCTTTTTACATCAGCACTGGCACGGCGAAATAGCCACGGCTCAGCTTCTAGAGCAAGCCTTGCGCCAGGCCAACAATGCCATTCTCGACGACCAGAGGCGTCACCCCGAACGGGCAGACATGGGCACTACCGTGGTGTTAGTCACCTTCCGTGACAGCGATCCGCAGCCCTGGTGCGCCCATGTCGGCGACTCTCGCCTCTATCGTCTGCGGGGCCACCACCTCGAGCAGATCACCGAAGACCACACCTGGATCGCCAAAGCCATTCGAGCGGGTGAGGTCAGCTCAGCTCAATCGCGCAGCCATCCGTGGCGCCACGTGCTGTCGCAGTGTCTGGGACGCGATGACCTTGCCGAAATTGATATTCAACCCATTGAGGTGCATAGTGGCGATCGCCTACTGCTGTGCAGCGATGGTCTCACCGAAGAACTATCGGATCATCTCATTGCCTCTCACCTAAAGTCGATTCGCGCCTGTGAGGCGGCGGCCACAGCCCTGGTCAATTCTGCTAAACAGCGGGGGGGCCGCGACAACATCACGGTGGTAGTCGTAAATCTATCAGCACCCTCTGGCATAGACAGCTAG
- a CDS encoding AarF/ABC1/UbiB kinase family protein yields the protein MNGSPNDSHFEDPLDGTAPIPLGLAGTASLASAAGEKSPPFRQDSYRWNQGRYSRQRRFVDIWGFVLRLLWARWLYGKAWSYGGTITAEAQTARRRELAVWIRETLLDLGPTFIKVGQLFSTRADIFPIEFVEELSKLQDRVPAFSYEQARDIIEADLGKPIHTLYRTFDPIPLAAASLGQVHRAQTHSGDEVVVKVQRPGLRSLFTIDLSILKGIARYFQSHPSWGKGRDWLGIYEECCRILWEEIDYLNEGRNADTFRRNFRGEDWVNVPRVFWRLTSSRVVTLEYMPGIKISHYDALEAAGLDRKRLARLGAQAYLHQLLNNGFFHADPHPGNVAVSLDGSLIFYDFGMMGQVQPMTRQRLMSTFMGVARRDAGQVMDSLVELGALAQIDDMSPVRRSIQYILDNFMDRPFEEQSINAISDDLYAVAYDQPFRFPATFTFVMRAFSTLEGVGKGLDPEFNFMEAARPFAAQLMSNGNPTDGANSLLGELSRQAAQVSTSALGLPRRIEDTLDKLERGDIRVRVRSIETDRALRRISGVTMANNYAILVGAFTLSATVLVLSEFVWLALVPGVLAAGTGIAFLRAVLQVNRADRLP from the coding sequence ATGAATGGCAGCCCAAATGATTCACATTTCGAAGACCCCCTAGACGGAACTGCTCCCATTCCATTGGGCCTAGCCGGCACGGCGAGCCTTGCCTCTGCTGCCGGTGAAAAGTCGCCGCCTTTCCGTCAAGACTCCTACCGCTGGAACCAGGGTCGATATTCCCGCCAGCGTCGCTTTGTCGACATTTGGGGTTTTGTGCTGCGGCTGCTGTGGGCTCGATGGCTCTACGGCAAAGCCTGGAGCTACGGTGGCACCATCACGGCTGAAGCCCAGACTGCCCGACGGCGAGAGCTGGCCGTATGGATCCGCGAAACCCTACTCGATTTGGGTCCTACCTTTATTAAGGTAGGGCAGCTCTTTTCAACCCGTGCCGATATTTTCCCCATTGAATTTGTGGAGGAATTGTCGAAGCTTCAAGATCGGGTGCCGGCCTTCAGCTATGAGCAGGCCCGCGACATTATTGAGGCTGACTTGGGCAAGCCTATCCACACCCTTTACCGCACCTTTGATCCGATTCCATTGGCGGCGGCTAGCCTAGGGCAGGTACACCGGGCTCAGACGCACAGCGGCGATGAGGTGGTGGTGAAGGTGCAGCGTCCAGGGCTGCGATCGCTCTTCACCATCGACCTATCTATTCTCAAGGGCATCGCTCGCTACTTTCAGAGCCATCCCAGCTGGGGTAAAGGCCGCGACTGGTTAGGCATCTACGAAGAGTGCTGCCGCATTTTATGGGAAGAGATCGACTACCTCAACGAAGGCCGCAATGCTGACACCTTTCGTCGCAACTTCCGCGGCGAAGACTGGGTCAACGTGCCTCGCGTCTTCTGGCGGTTGACCTCCTCTCGCGTGGTCACCCTGGAGTACATGCCCGGCATTAAAATTAGTCACTACGATGCCCTTGAAGCCGCTGGGTTGGACCGTAAGCGCCTGGCTCGGTTGGGAGCTCAAGCCTACCTACACCAGTTGTTGAACAATGGCTTTTTTCATGCTGACCCCCACCCGGGCAACGTTGCCGTTAGCCTTGATGGCTCGTTAATCTTCTACGATTTCGGCATGATGGGCCAGGTACAGCCTATGACTCGCCAGCGGCTGATGAGCACGTTCATGGGAGTAGCCCGGCGTGATGCTGGGCAGGTAATGGACTCCCTGGTGGAGTTGGGGGCACTGGCACAAATCGATGACATGAGCCCAGTGCGTCGCTCAATCCAGTATATTTTGGATAACTTTATGGACCGCCCCTTTGAGGAGCAGTCTATCAATGCCATCAGCGACGACCTTTACGCCGTTGCCTACGATCAGCCCTTTCGCTTTCCGGCCACGTTTACCTTTGTGATGCGGGCGTTCTCTACCTTGGAAGGGGTAGGTAAAGGGCTCGACCCCGAGTTTAACTTTATGGAAGCGGCTAGGCCGTTTGCTGCACAGCTTATGTCCAATGGCAATCCGACCGATGGAGCTAACAGTCTGCTGGGTGAACTCAGCCGCCAGGCTGCCCAAGTCAGTACCTCTGCCCTGGGTCTTCCCCGGCGCATCGAAGACACCCTCGACAAACTAGAGCGCGGTGACATTCGGGTACGAGTGCGCTCGATTGAGACCGATCGCGCCCTGCGCCGCATTAGTGGGGTCACGATGGCCAACAACTATGCCATTTTGGTGGGGGCGTTTACCCTTTCGGCAACGGTACTGGTACTATCTGAATTCGTTTGGCTGGCCCTAGTACCTGGAGTACTGGCGGCGGGCACTGGGATCGCGTTTTTGCGAGCGGTGCTTCAAGTCAACCGGGCCGATCGATTGCCTTAA
- a CDS encoding DUF6825 family protein, with translation MSSPVLHAFYVGRALADAVNERAERLLTDGLSLVGKFDAEQREYFRQFTEEVMARAQQVEAEAGEPSMGNTASASTGSVTDLQATIDNLRAEIAQVRVALQQYRATSQI, from the coding sequence ATGAGTAGCCCCGTGCTGCATGCGTTTTATGTTGGCCGCGCCCTAGCCGATGCGGTTAATGAGCGCGCCGAGCGGTTGTTGACCGATGGGTTGAGCCTGGTGGGTAAGTTTGACGCCGAGCAGCGGGAATACTTTCGCCAGTTTACGGAAGAAGTAATGGCTCGAGCTCAGCAGGTAGAAGCAGAAGCTGGAGAACCCTCCATGGGAAATACAGCATCGGCTTCAACGGGCTCAGTCACCGATCTACAGGCCACTATTGATAACCTGCGAGCCGAAATTGCCCAGGTACGCGTTGCCTTACAGCAGTATCGGGCTACTTCCCAGATCTAA
- a CDS encoding CBS domain-containing protein → MDLVLCHTTADFDTLGAAVGLARLRPGCRIVLTGGCHPTVQRFLALHRDEYPLIERRSVDPSQIERLTLVDAQQRDRFGPAAEWITQAEHNQVPIEIYDHHPSSAETVQALKTTLEAVGAATTLVVEFLQNEQIEPSVAEATVMALGIHVDTGSLLYDGATARDASALAWLMAHGASLSVIADFVEPGLSPALQELLTEAMAALQVETVGGHTLAWVLLQVDGYVPGLSGLAEQLIALADADALLFGAYYAAKEEAESASFPNQNLSRSSLGLQKLTLIGRARGRVSDRLDWGKVLTAQGGGGHPAAASASLTTEDPLETVQEVMAVVRSQLPRQPTARDLMSSPVRTIRPDTTIHEAQRILLRYGHSGLSVVDEGDCLVGVISRRDLDLAFHHGFSHAPVKGYMATNLKTITPNTPLTDIEQLMVTYDIGRLPVLHQGALLGIVTRTDLLRHLHQGQPSPLTQPALPGPPTAIALQQALGASLSPVLQSILQQITAAAEERGWHLYLVGGAVRDLLICTDSISAALPDLDLVVDGFFGTAQAGAGVDLATVIKERFPEVDLQVHGRFQTASLVWRKELDHPLAGLMIDIATARTEFYPYPAANPEVEASSIQQDLYRRDFTINALALRLTNPGAGQLLDYFGGLIDLRQGTIRVLHANSFIEDPTRIYRAVRFAVRLGFSLDAQTEGYIHHAIASGVYSQMQHQMRRAPALQVRLKNELKYILEAPYWQSALTLLDQLGALRCLHSELTMTPALWQQLRRLSRWAKRFSWPELGPPWLLRLQGLLAAVPAEARSPLATHLQLPDRAIERLANLNQWEHQWQALVATEPAPSKLYAAFNQADIPTHLLISARHPRQLGPTLWRYLMQWAPTSPLIDGDQLKTLGYRPGPSFRPMLETLFAAQLDGAIATQADAIAFLKQHYPQP, encoded by the coding sequence ATGGACCTAGTCCTTTGTCACACCACCGCTGATTTTGACACCCTGGGGGCTGCCGTGGGGCTGGCGCGCTTGCGGCCAGGGTGCCGCATTGTACTGACTGGAGGCTGCCATCCCACGGTGCAGCGATTTTTGGCCCTTCACCGTGACGAATACCCGCTAATTGAGCGGCGATCGGTGGATCCTAGCCAGATTGAACGCCTCACCCTGGTCGATGCTCAGCAGCGCGATCGCTTTGGCCCAGCAGCCGAGTGGATCACTCAGGCCGAACACAACCAGGTGCCCATCGAGATCTACGATCACCATCCCAGCAGTGCCGAAACAGTGCAGGCTCTGAAGACGACGCTCGAGGCCGTGGGAGCAGCCACCACCCTAGTGGTGGAGTTCTTGCAAAACGAACAGATCGAGCCGAGCGTCGCGGAAGCCACGGTCATGGCCCTGGGGATTCACGTCGATACAGGTTCGCTGCTGTACGACGGGGCGACGGCGCGGGATGCTTCTGCCCTGGCTTGGCTGATGGCCCATGGAGCCAGTCTGTCGGTCATTGCCGACTTTGTAGAACCGGGCCTGAGCCCCGCTCTGCAGGAGTTGTTGACAGAGGCTATGGCCGCCCTCCAGGTGGAGACCGTAGGAGGCCACACGTTGGCCTGGGTGTTACTACAGGTTGATGGATACGTGCCAGGTCTATCGGGGTTGGCAGAGCAACTGATAGCTCTAGCCGACGCCGACGCGCTGCTATTTGGGGCCTACTACGCCGCCAAAGAAGAAGCGGAATCCGCCAGTTTTCCAAACCAGAATCTGTCCCGTTCATCGCTGGGGCTGCAAAAACTCACGTTAATTGGCCGTGCCCGAGGCCGGGTTAGCGATCGCCTCGACTGGGGCAAGGTGCTGACGGCCCAGGGCGGCGGCGGACATCCTGCAGCGGCCTCGGCCAGCCTCACGACGGAGGATCCGTTAGAAACGGTGCAGGAGGTCATGGCGGTGGTGCGATCGCAGCTCCCCCGCCAGCCCACCGCCCGCGATCTGATGTCGTCGCCAGTGCGCACTATTCGCCCCGACACCACAATTCATGAGGCTCAGCGGATTTTGCTGCGCTACGGTCACTCGGGTCTGTCGGTGGTCGATGAGGGCGATTGCCTAGTCGGGGTCATCTCCCGCCGCGATCTGGATCTGGCATTTCACCACGGTTTTAGCCATGCTCCAGTCAAGGGCTACATGGCCACCAACCTCAAAACCATTACCCCCAACACCCCTCTCACCGATATTGAGCAGCTGATGGTGACCTACGACATCGGCCGCCTACCGGTGCTGCATCAAGGAGCGCTGTTGGGCATAGTCACCCGCACCGATCTGCTGCGTCACCTGCACCAGGGGCAGCCCTCTCCTCTGACCCAACCCGCTCTCCCAGGCCCACCTACTGCCATTGCCCTACAGCAGGCTCTAGGGGCTAGTTTGTCGCCCGTATTGCAAAGCATCTTGCAGCAAATCACCGCTGCGGCCGAGGAGCGGGGCTGGCACCTCTACCTGGTGGGCGGCGCGGTGCGCGATCTGCTGATCTGCACCGACTCCATTTCAGCAGCTCTACCAGACCTCGATCTAGTGGTGGATGGGTTCTTTGGTACGGCGCAGGCGGGGGCTGGCGTTGATCTAGCGACTGTGATCAAAGAACGATTTCCAGAGGTCGATTTGCAGGTACATGGGCGGTTTCAAACGGCGTCGCTAGTCTGGCGCAAAGAGTTAGACCATCCCCTGGCCGGTCTGATGATTGACATCGCCACCGCCCGCACGGAGTTTTACCCTTACCCCGCCGCCAATCCCGAAGTTGAAGCTAGCTCCATTCAGCAAGACCTTTACCGTCGCGACTTCACGATTAATGCTCTAGCGTTGCGGCTCACTAATCCTGGGGCGGGGCAGCTGCTTGACTACTTTGGCGGACTTATTGACCTGCGCCAGGGCACCATTCGAGTGCTGCATGCCAACAGCTTTATTGAAGACCCGACACGCATCTACCGAGCGGTGCGGTTTGCGGTGCGGCTGGGATTTAGCCTTGACGCCCAGACTGAAGGCTACATTCACCACGCCATTGCGAGCGGGGTTTACAGCCAAATGCAACACCAGATGCGGCGGGCCCCGGCCTTGCAGGTGCGGCTCAAAAACGAGCTGAAATACATCCTGGAGGCACCCTACTGGCAGTCAGCGCTAACTTTACTAGACCAGCTTGGAGCACTGCGCTGTCTCCACAGTGAGCTGACCATGACTCCAGCCCTATGGCAGCAGCTGCGACGCCTCAGCCGCTGGGCAAAGCGCTTTAGCTGGCCTGAGTTGGGGCCGCCCTGGCTGCTGCGGCTCCAAGGGCTGCTGGCGGCCGTGCCGGCTGAAGCGCGATCGCCCCTGGCCACCCATCTACAACTGCCCGATCGCGCCATTGAGCGCCTAGCTAACCTTAATCAATGGGAACACCAGTGGCAGGCCCTCGTGGCAACTGAGCCCGCACCTAGTAAGCTATATGCCGCCTTTAATCAGGCTGATATTCCCACTCACCTACTTATTAGCGCTCGCCATCCTCGGCAGCTGGGCCCTACCCTGTGGCGTTACCTCATGCAGTGGGCTCCTACGTCGCCCCTGATCGACGGTGATCAACTCAAAACCCTGGGCTATCGCCCTGGCCCCAGTTTTAGACCGATGCTAGAGACCCTATTTGCCGCCCAGCTTGACGGTGCGATCGCAACCCAGGCCGACGCGATCGCCTTCTTAAAGCAGCACTATCCTCAACCCTAA
- the psbZ gene encoding photosystem II reaction center protein PsbZ — MVILFQLALFALVLMSFVLVVYVPVAYASPQDWDQSKRLILFGSVIWGALVVVVGGLNYFVV; from the coding sequence ATGGTAATTCTGTTTCAACTCGCGCTGTTTGCCCTGGTTCTGATGTCATTTGTGCTAGTGGTGTATGTGCCCGTAGCCTACGCCTCTCCCCAAGATTGGGATCAGTCAAAACGACTCATCCTGTTTGGCTCTGTGATTTGGGGCGCTCTGGTGGTCGTCGTCGGCGGCCTCAACTACTTTGTGGTGTAA
- the ribH gene encoding 6,7-dimethyl-8-ribityllumazine synthase, translated as MAVFEGTLVSTGSPRFAIVLGRFNDLVTGKLLEGCQDCLKRHGIDVNPEGTQVDYAWVPGSFEIPLVARQLALSGRYNAIICLGAVIRGSTPHFDYVAAEVAKGVAAAGFQTGVPVIFGVLTTDTLQQALERAGIKANHGWDYAMSALEMASLMGVIHSAMGSGMGNGSARLAPGMPVTAQAVVVPDADSI; from the coding sequence ATGGCGGTTTTTGAAGGCACGTTAGTCTCCACAGGGTCTCCCCGGTTTGCCATTGTGCTAGGCCGATTCAACGATTTAGTTACGGGTAAGCTGCTGGAGGGTTGCCAAGATTGCTTGAAGCGCCATGGTATAGACGTTAACCCCGAAGGCACCCAGGTCGACTACGCTTGGGTGCCCGGCAGTTTTGAAATTCCGCTGGTGGCTCGGCAGCTGGCCCTTAGCGGCCGCTACAATGCGATCATTTGCTTGGGAGCCGTTATCCGTGGCTCGACGCCCCACTTTGACTATGTGGCGGCGGAGGTCGCCAAGGGTGTGGCAGCAGCGGGTTTCCAAACCGGTGTGCCGGTTATCTTTGGCGTACTCACCACTGATACGCTGCAGCAGGCCCTAGAGCGGGCGGGTATTAAGGCCAACCACGGTTGGGACTATGCCATGAGCGCTCTGGAAATGGCCAGTCTAATGGGAGTGATTCACTCGGCTATGGGCAGTGGTATGGGCAACGGCTCAGCCCGTTTAGCGCCTGGAATGCCGGTGACAGCTCAAGCCGTCGTGGTTCCCGACGCGGATTCCATTTAG
- a CDS encoding adenylate/guanylate cyclase domain-containing protein has translation MKLRHKTLLLTTLPLLGLMAILYGSFSVILQRSYSRLEQQDAQRNLQRVDGVLAGDLAQLQSLTEDWAAWNDTYTFIQDGNADYLESNLSKYALERLQLNAIAFVNPEGEIVYGTGYDLDNRIFLPLPPNLAQQLTPTSPLMEFEHLASHHQGLVMVDGQLMLVVVEPILRSDSTGPSRGALLMGRTLSASVVESLAQRTRLDLQLYSLGQNELSESLRPILTTLGDRTDSATLVRPQNAETLTGYTLWPDIYGAPQALLEVKLPRDIYRQGLISRHYLGWSLLGSCLVFTSGMLLLLDRVILLRLLGLSQQVQHIGRSNDLTQRVSVQGNDELSSLGQQINDMLGELQISNKKLAQEQQKAEQLLLNILPAPIAGELMQTKASIPQHFDEVTILFADIVGFTSLSHHLSPIKLVDLLNQIFSAFDSLAEQLDLEKIKTIGDAYMVAAGLPMPRDDHAEAIAEMALAMQQVTASFQAESGEPLEIRIGINTGVVVAGVIGTKKFIYDLWGDAVNVASRMEASSEPGQIQVTAATYERLKDRYRFERRGCIAIKGRGEMETYWLRGHRPEALFCALRRESTQPTTP, from the coding sequence ATGAAACTGCGCCACAAAACTCTACTGCTGACCACGCTGCCTCTGCTGGGGCTAATGGCAATTCTCTACGGCAGTTTTTCCGTGATCTTACAGCGCAGCTACAGTCGCCTTGAGCAGCAGGATGCCCAGCGCAACCTACAACGGGTTGATGGAGTGCTAGCGGGTGACTTGGCCCAACTCCAGAGCCTTACCGAAGACTGGGCCGCTTGGAACGACACCTATACTTTTATCCAAGACGGCAACGCTGACTATCTCGAGTCAAATCTCAGCAAGTACGCCTTAGAAAGGCTACAACTCAACGCTATAGCCTTCGTCAACCCTGAGGGCGAGATAGTCTATGGCACAGGCTATGACTTAGATAACAGAATCTTTCTACCCCTACCACCCAATCTGGCCCAGCAGCTCACTCCTACCAGCCCGCTGATGGAGTTTGAGCACCTGGCCTCCCATCACCAAGGGTTAGTGATGGTGGATGGGCAGCTTATGCTGGTAGTGGTGGAGCCTATTCTGCGCAGCGATTCCACAGGTCCCTCTAGAGGGGCGTTGCTCATGGGGCGAACCCTGAGTGCTAGCGTCGTTGAATCCCTAGCGCAGCGCACGCGGCTAGATCTACAGCTCTATTCCCTAGGTCAAAACGAATTGTCGGAGTCGCTGCGCCCTATCCTCACGACCCTTGGCGATCGCACCGACTCAGCTACCCTAGTACGGCCTCAAAATGCCGAGACCCTAACGGGCTATACTCTCTGGCCTGACATCTACGGCGCTCCCCAGGCACTGCTGGAGGTCAAGCTGCCCCGCGATATCTACCGGCAAGGGCTGATTAGTCGCCATTATCTTGGCTGGTCGCTGCTTGGATCCTGTCTTGTGTTTACCAGCGGCATGCTGCTGCTGCTCGATCGAGTAATTTTGCTGCGGCTGCTGGGGCTCAGCCAGCAGGTGCAGCACATCGGGCGCTCTAACGATCTCACCCAGCGAGTGTCAGTGCAGGGAAACGATGAGCTGAGTTCCCTGGGCCAGCAGATCAACGACATGCTGGGTGAGCTGCAAATCAGCAATAAAAAACTAGCCCAGGAGCAGCAAAAGGCTGAGCAGCTCTTGCTCAATATTCTTCCAGCGCCGATCGCGGGCGAGCTGATGCAGACCAAGGCATCTATCCCCCAGCACTTTGACGAGGTGACAATTCTATTTGCTGATATTGTGGGGTTTACAAGCCTGTCGCACCATCTGTCACCCATTAAGCTGGTAGACCTGCTCAACCAAATCTTCTCGGCTTTCGACAGCCTAGCTGAACAGCTGGATCTAGAGAAAATCAAAACCATTGGCGATGCCTACATGGTGGCGGCCGGGCTACCTATGCCGCGAGACGACCATGCGGAGGCGATCGCCGAAATGGCCCTGGCAATGCAGCAGGTCACCGCTTCCTTCCAGGCCGAGTCGGGGGAACCACTGGAGATCCGCATCGGCATCAACACCGGGGTAGTGGTAGCCGGAGTAATTGGCACGAAAAAATTTATTTACGATCTTTGGGGCGATGCCGTCAATGTGGCCAGCCGCATGGAGGCCTCTAGCGAACCTGGTCAGATTCAGGTTACGGCTGCGACCTATGAGCGCCTCAAGGACAGATACCGGTTCGAACGTCGCGGCTGCATCGCTATTAAAGGGCGTGGCGAAATGGAAACCTACTGGCTGCGTGGCCACCGGCCTGAGGCACTGTTCTGCGCCCTTCGTAGGGAAAGCACTCAGCCCACAACTCCCTAG
- a CDS encoding glycosyltransferase family 2 protein has protein sequence MNVSLGDLITVMLAVLPLLLLTTSAFFALECLMALGKAQSATNLSTLPADLSLAVLVPAHNEAEGIATTLATILPQLRPSDRLLVIADNCTDATAEAARQAGATIIERHNVTQRGKGYALDFGINHLMANPPDIVVFVDADCDLQPHSLAALAIQAQHSQRPVQAVYLMEKPPSPGIKDGISAFAFKVKNWVRPLGLYRLGQPCLLTGTGIAMPWDAAIAVNIASGHIVEDMKLGLDLALAGYGPQFCQSAWVTSRLPSGNQAATTQRTRWEHGHLQMLSEYVPKLLGQALRQGRVDLLALALELAVLPISLQVMVTLAIAALCLVAALAGLSWLPAYIALGAVLALSAGVSLAWAGYGRSDLSLKDLLTVPLYVLNKIPLYFKFLVKPEKTWVRTERDG, from the coding sequence ATGAACGTAAGTCTAGGCGACCTGATCACGGTCATGCTCGCGGTTTTGCCGCTGCTGCTGCTGACCACCTCAGCCTTTTTTGCCCTCGAGTGCCTAATGGCCTTGGGCAAGGCCCAGTCGGCCACCAACCTCTCTACCCTGCCTGCCGACCTTTCCCTAGCGGTGCTGGTGCCCGCCCACAACGAGGCTGAAGGCATTGCCACTACCCTAGCCACCATTCTTCCCCAGCTGCGTCCTAGCGATCGCCTGCTGGTTATTGCCGACAACTGCACCGACGCTACCGCTGAGGCAGCCCGTCAAGCGGGAGCCACCATAATCGAGCGCCACAACGTTACTCAGCGCGGCAAGGGTTATGCCCTCGACTTTGGCATCAACCATCTCATGGCCAATCCACCCGACATCGTTGTTTTTGTCGATGCCGACTGCGACTTACAGCCCCACAGCTTAGCCGCCTTGGCTATCCAAGCTCAGCACAGCCAGCGCCCGGTTCAAGCTGTCTATTTAATGGAAAAGCCCCCCAGCCCTGGGATTAAAGACGGCATTTCAGCCTTTGCCTTTAAGGTCAAAAATTGGGTGCGTCCCCTCGGGCTATACCGACTGGGGCAGCCCTGCCTGCTGACCGGTACCGGTATCGCCATGCCCTGGGATGCCGCCATTGCCGTCAATATTGCCAGTGGTCACATCGTCGAAGATATGAAGCTTGGCCTCGATTTGGCGCTGGCTGGCTATGGACCTCAGTTTTGCCAAAGCGCCTGGGTGACCAGCCGTCTACCCAGCGGCAATCAAGCCGCCACGACCCAACGCACCCGTTGGGAGCATGGTCATTTGCAGATGTTGAGCGAGTACGTGCCCAAGTTGCTAGGTCAGGCCCTGCGCCAGGGGCGCGTTGACCTCCTCGCTCTGGCCCTAGAGCTGGCGGTACTGCCGATTTCTCTACAGGTCATGGTCACCTTGGCGATCGCAGCCCTCTGCCTAGTAGCGGCCCTAGCTGGGTTGAGCTGGCTGCCCGCCTACATAGCCTTAGGGGCAGTACTCGCCCTTAGCGCCGGGGTCAGCCTGGCCTGGGCGGGTTATGGACGCAGCGATCTCTCCCTTAAGGATCTGCTAACGGTACCGCTCTACGTGCTCAACAAAATTCCTCTGTACTTCAAATTTCTGGTCAAGCCTGAAAAAACCTGGGTACGCACCGAGCGCGACGGGTAG
- a CDS encoding mannosyl-3-phosphoglycerate phosphatase has translation MACIIFTDLDGTLLNGETYAYQAALPTLAKLADQGIPVIPVTSKTRQEVAQLRQDVGLRDPFVVENGSAIYIPTDHIGFALPPGDDVDGYRILQLGCNYVTARAGLKAIAQDLGRPLKGFGDWTVDQVVQLTGLSLEEAKQAKAREFTEPFMTPKNVPTDQLREAVEAMGFRVVIGDRFSHLIGSEAGKGRAVHQLVKLYQASSSEALPITTIGLGNSPNDLDMLENVDYPVVLPSAHGPHPQLANRGWQIAPAPAPEGWAIAVETALAAVMA, from the coding sequence ATGGCCTGCATTATCTTCACCGACCTCGACGGCACCCTGCTCAATGGCGAAACCTACGCCTACCAGGCGGCCTTACCTACCCTAGCCAAGCTTGCTGACCAAGGCATTCCGGTGATACCAGTCACGAGCAAAACCCGTCAAGAGGTCGCCCAACTGCGGCAGGATGTCGGCCTGCGCGATCCCTTCGTGGTGGAAAACGGCAGCGCCATCTACATTCCCACCGACCACATAGGCTTTGCCTTACCGCCAGGCGACGATGTTGATGGCTACCGGATACTGCAACTGGGCTGCAACTACGTCACCGCTCGCGCTGGTTTGAAGGCGATCGCCCAAGATCTCGGCCGCCCCCTCAAAGGCTTCGGCGACTGGACTGTAGACCAGGTGGTGCAGCTCACTGGGCTATCCCTTGAAGAGGCCAAGCAAGCCAAGGCCAGGGAGTTTACGGAACCCTTTATGACCCCTAAGAATGTGCCCACCGACCAGCTGCGTGAGGCGGTAGAAGCTATGGGGTTTCGGGTTGTGATTGGCGATCGCTTCTCACATTTGATTGGCAGCGAAGCAGGCAAAGGTCGGGCCGTACATCAGCTGGTGAAGCTCTACCAAGCCAGCAGTTCCGAGGCCCTGCCTATTACCACTATTGGGCTAGGCAACAGCCCCAACGACCTCGACATGTTAGAAAACGTTGACTATCCGGTTGTGCTGCCCAGCGCTCACGGTCCCCATCCTCAGCTAGCGAACCGCGGTTGGCAGATCGCGCCAGCGCCAGCGCCTGAGGGGTGGGCGATCGCCGTAGAAACCGCTCTAGCAGCGGTCATGGCCTAG
- a CDS encoding T3SS (YopN, CesT) and YbjN peptide-binding chaperone 1: MEFKTPGQEAVYHRILPWMHELFGEALVVFEDEPLFIVNLGSAVASTRVVPWHDYETLITTRAYVVTAIDLTPELSYYLLRENNGIYFGRFAYDAEDDIVFEHSLVGETCDRLDLNHSVATVIRIADSYDDEIVARWGGQRALDRWAS; this comes from the coding sequence ATGGAGTTTAAAACCCCTGGCCAGGAGGCGGTTTACCATCGAATTTTGCCCTGGATGCATGAGCTGTTTGGCGAAGCGCTGGTGGTATTTGAGGATGAACCCCTCTTCATTGTGAATTTGGGGTCGGCGGTGGCCTCGACTCGAGTGGTGCCCTGGCACGACTATGAAACGCTGATTACTACGCGAGCCTACGTAGTAACTGCGATTGACCTCACCCCCGAACTGAGCTACTACCTGCTGAGGGAAAACAACGGCATCTACTTTGGCCGCTTTGCCTACGATGCTGAGGATGACATTGTGTTTGAGCACAGTCTGGTGGGTGAAACCTGCGATCGCCTCGATCTAAATCACTCCGTTGCCACCGTGATTCGCATCGCCGACAGCTACGACGACGAAATCGTCGCTCGCTGGGGTGGGCAGCGGGCCCTCGATCGCTGGGCTTCTTGA